A window of the Camelus ferus isolate YT-003-E chromosome 22, BCGSAC_Cfer_1.0, whole genome shotgun sequence genome harbors these coding sequences:
- the LOC116659119 gene encoding olfactory receptor 10H1-like encodes MSHLTSGTASMQGANLSAVTEFILIGFSTFPHLQLMFFLLFLLMYLFTLLGNVLIMATIWSERSLHTPMYLFLCALSISEVFYTFAVIPRMLADLLSTDRYISFTACASQMFFSFMFGFTHSFLLTVMGYDRYVAICHPLRYNVLMSPRGCACLVAWSWVGGSVMGLVVTSAIFQLTFCGSNVIHYFGCHVLPLLKLACGDNVSTVAMGVDLVCITALLGCCLLILLSYAFIVATILRIPSAEGRHKAFSTCASHLTVVVVHYSFASIIYLKPKIPQSLEGDTLMGITYTVLTPFLSPIIFSLRNKELKNAMKKTFLSMLYPEKM; translated from the coding sequence ATGTCACACCTCACTTCAGGCACAGCCTCCATGCAGGGAGCCAACCTCTCAGCAGTGACTGAATTCATCCTCATCGGCTTCtccaccttcccccacctccagctgatgttcttcctgctcttcctgctcATGTACCTGTTCACGCTGCTGGGGAACGTGCTCATCATGGCCACCATCTGGAGCGAGCGCagcctccacacccccatgtacctCTTCCTCTGCGCCCTCTCCATCTCTGAGGTCTTCTACACTTTTGCTGTCATCCCACGCATGCTGGCCGACCTGCTCTCCACTGATCGCTACATCTCCTTCACCGCCTGTGCCAGCCAGATGTTCTTCTCCTTCATGTTTGGCTTCACCCACTCCTTCCTGCTCACCGTCATGGgctatgaccgctatgtggccatctgccaCCCCCTGCGCTACAACGTGCTCATGAGTCCCCGTGGCTGTGCCTGTCTGGTGGCCTGGTCCTGGGTTGGAGGCTCAGTCATGGGGCTGGTGGTGACATCAGCCATTTTCCAGCTCACCTTCTGTGGCTCTAATGTGATCCATTATTTTGGCTGCCACGTGCTACCTCTCCTGAAGTTGGCCTGTGGGGACAATGTCTCCACAGTGGCCATGGGCGTGGACCTAGTGTGTATCACGGCCTTGCTGGGCTGCtgtctcctcatcctcctctcttACGCCTTCATTGTGGCCACCATCTTGAGGATCCCCTCTGCTGAGGGCCGGCAcaaggccttctccacctgtgcGTCCCACCTCACCGTGGTGGTCGTGCACTATAGCTTCGCCTCCATCATCTACCTCAAGCCCAAGATTCCCCAGTCTCTGGAAGGAGACACGCTCATGGGCATCACCTACACGGTCCTCACTCCCTTCCTCAGCCCCATCATCTTCAGTCTCAGGAACAAGGAGCTGAAGAATGCCATGAAGAAGACCTTTCTCAGCATGCTTTACCCAGAAAAAATGTGA
- the LOC116659132 gene encoding olfactory receptor 10H3-like — MITNNLCFNHSAFILFLISPDAASLSGQNYSTVSEFILIGFSTFPQHLLPAFFLLYLLMYLFTLLGNLLIMATIWSEHSLHTPMYLFLCALSISEILFTVAVTPQMLVDMLSTHRSISFVACASQMFFSFTFGYTHSFLLMIMGYDRYVAICHPLHYNVLMSTRDCARLVSWSWAGGSVMGMMLTLIVFHLTFCGSNEIHHFGCHVLALLKLACGKETSSVTMGVILVCVTALLGCLFLIVLSYVFIVAAILRIPSAEGRHKTFSTCVSHLTIVIVHYGFASIIYLKPKGPRSMDSNTLMATTYTVFTPFLSPIIFSLRNKELKNAIKRNFHRKFSPLSS; from the exons ATGATTACCAAT AACCTCTGTTTTAACCACTCTGCCTTCATTCTGTTCCTGATCTCACCAGATGCAGCATCCTTGTCTGGTCAGAACTATAGCACAGTGTCTGAATTCATCCTCATCGGCTTCTCCACCTTCCCTCAGCatctcctgcctgccttcttcctgCTGTACCTGCTCATGTACCTGTTCACACTCCTGGGCAACCTGCTCATCATGGCCACCATCTGGAGCGAGCACagcctccacacccccatgtacctCTTCCTGTGCGCCCTCTCCATCTCCGAGATTCTGTTCACTGTTGCCGTCACCCCTCAAATGCTGGTCGACATGCTCTCCACCCACCGCTCCATCTCCTTCGTGGCCTGTGCCAGCCAGATGTTCTTCTCCTTCACGTTTGGCTACACCCACTCCTTCCTGCTCATGATCATGGGctatgaccgctacgtggccatctgccaCCCTCTGCACTACAACGTGCTCATGAGCACACGTGACTGTGCCCGTCTCGTGTCCTGGTCCTGGGCTGGTGGCTCAGTCATGGGGATGATGTTGACACTGATAGTTTTTCATCTCACCTTCTGTGGGTCTAATGAGATCCACCATTTTGGTTGTCATGTGCTTGCCCTCTTGAAGTTGGCCTGTGGGAAGGAGACATCATCTGTCACCATGGGTGTCATCCTGGTTTGTGTCACAGCCCTACTGGGGTGTTTATTCCTCATTGTCCTCTCCTATGTCTTCATCGTGGCTGCTATCTTGAGGATCCCCTCAGCTGAGGGCCGGCACAAGACCTTCTCCACATGTGTATCCCACCTCACCATAGTGATTGTGCACTACGGTTTTGCCTCCATCATCTACCTCAAGCCCAAGGGCCCCCGTTCCATGGACAGTAACACTCTGATGGCCACCACCTATACAGTCTTCACCCCCTTTCTCAGCCCAATCATTTTCAGCCTCAGGAATAAGGAGCTGAAGAATGCCATAAAGAGAAATTTCCACAGAAAATTCTCTCCTCTAAGCTCCTGA